The following are from one region of the Magallana gigas chromosome 6, xbMagGiga1.1, whole genome shotgun sequence genome:
- the LOC105343817 gene encoding piRNA biogenesis protein EXD1 codes for MPRINVVSTVPGAESVVRQLLCEPVVAVSCQGKRHINELTSITTRVHSGALYVFDVKSCPTIVLAGGLIRLFQSVELVKVFHDISIDSKFLHPYGITIRNYFDTQVGYSVLLEQKGFPPRKITLPQLCKKYQLNLPVPDPQEQKRALEDVNYWAKRPLSRPMLITCAASVMELETLYTCLAGQLDPDMWDWFDCMSEENRLALTQRARIQSVKSARRTEEFLDHLYEYPITRLTEEERQLLSDSFPETHIS; via the exons ATGCCTCGGATAAATGTAGTGTCAACTGTCCCAGGGGCCGAATCGGTGGTGAGACAATTATTATGTGAACCCGTTGTTGCAGTTTCATGCCAAGGAAAACGCCATATAA ATGAGCTGACCTCCATCACCACCCGCGTCCATTCTGGGGCCTTGTACGTGTTCGATGTGAAATCGTGTCCAACTATCGTGCTAGCTGGCGGACTGATAAGGTTATTCCAGTCAGTGGAGCTAGTAAAG GTTTTTCATGACATCAGCATAGACAGCAAATTTCTCCACCCGTACGGCATTACAATACGCAACTATTTCGACACTCAG GTCGGTTACTCTGTTCTTCTGGAGCAAAAGGGATTTCCcccaagaaagataactctgccTCAACTTTGTAAGAAGTACCAACTAAATCTTCCGGTTCCCGATCCCCAGGAACAG AAAAGAGCCCTGGAGGATGTCAACTATTGGGCGAAACGTCCCCTGTCGCGGCCCATGCTGATCACGTGCGCCGCATCGGTGATGGAGCTGGAGACTTTGTACACCTGTCTCGCCGG TCAGTTGGATCCCGACATGTGGGATTGGTTTGACTGTATGAGTGAAGAGAATCGCCTCGCACTGACCCAGAGGGCACGGATCCAGTCAGTGAAGTCCGCCCGGAGAACGGAAGAATTTCTGGATCACCTGTACGAGTACCCCATCACGCGGTTGACGGAGGAAGAACGACAACTCTTGTCTGACTCGTTCCCGGAGACGCATATTTCCTAA
- the LOC105343824 gene encoding chymotrypsinogen A, with translation MLPPLLVVLVAGIMGFTNGKPHSKASTIDTCTTKGGSCIHSHDQCGGYIDLYALGCNRNSVCCKPAPVTANPEPIHPGTDKCGLITRLDTHHLDPRLRVVGGDPALEGEWPWQVSFQNERGHFCGGTLVGDQWVVTAAHCLYGQTISSIHVLLGEHHQEFKSNNEWNATIQKVQIHPEYSTNHGLPHDIAVVQLSRTVNVTGHYVRTACLPQDDDVFDDADYCYISGWGYTQGTGDNDVLRHLRVLITPSVTCNSSWDGVITNNQICVGHGDTGACRGDSGGPLVCRRHDSFVLVGVTSWGSATCTELGKPNVFTKTTAYLPWIRSVLQII, from the exons ATGTTGCCCCCGTTGCTTGTTGTTTTAGTAGCTGGGATAATGGGTTTTACCAATG GAAAACCCCATTCCAAGGCATCGACAATCGACACGTGCACTACAAAAGGAGGGTCGTGCATTCATTCACACGACCAGTGCGGGGGGTATATAGATTTGTATGCACTGGGATGTAATAGAAATAGCGTGTGCTGCAAACCGGCGCCAGTAACCGCCAATCCCGAACCAATACACCCAG GGACCGACAAATGCGGATTGATTACTCGACTAGATACACACCACCTGGATCCGCGCCTGAGGGTGGTGGGCGGGGATCCAGCCTTGGAGGGGGAGTGGCCCTGGCAGGTCAGCTTCCAGAACGAGCGGGGGCATTTCTGTGGAGGGACCCTGGTGGGTGACCAGTGGGTGGTGACGGCGGCCCACTGTCTGTACGG ACAAACCATTTCCAGTATACACGTACTACTTGGCGAACATCACCAGGAATTCAAGTCAAACAACGAATGGAATGCAACCATCCAGAAAGTTCAAATT CACCCTGAATACTCTACCAATCATGGTCTTCCTCATGATATTGCGGTGGTGCAGCTCTCACGCACAGTAAACGTGACCGGACATTACGTCAGAACAGCGTGTCTGCCACAAGATGATGACGTGTTTGATGATGCAGACTATTGTTATATCAGTGGTTGGGGATACACTCAAG GAACCGGTGACAACGACGTATTGCGTCATCTGCGCGTCCTCATAACCCCATCTGTTACGTGCAACTCTAGCTGGGATGGCGTCATCACAAATAACCAGATCTGTGTTGGGCACGGTGATACAGGGGCTTGTCGG ggTGACTCTGGTGGACCATTGGTCTGCCGACGTCACGATTCGTTCGTGTTGGTGGGAGTGACGTCATGGGGTTCCGCTACATGTACTGAACTTGGCAAACCGAACGTGTTCACTAAAACCACGGCTTATCTCCCCTGGATTCGCAGCGTTCTGCAGATAATCTGA